TCCACACACCTGAAAAGGCGGAGTCCCTCCCCCGAGCTCTGCAGCCGATGCTCGCCGTCTCCGCACACACGGGCCCTGGAGGAGACCGATCCCTTGGCCGCGCACAACTTCGGGAAGTCGCCCCGCCACGACCTGCGCCCGCGGTCGGGGCCAAGCGGCCGCCCCGGGGGCCTGCGAGGGCGGGTGGCAAGTCCCACGGAGGACCGCAGTCTCTCTGCGTTCGCCCCTTCCCTCGGAGGTCCTCGCGTCGCCCGCCGAGATTGTGACGGCCATCCCGACGTGGGGAGGAGTCGGGACACCTGCGGACCCTCGGACACCTGCGGGGCGCGGAGCACGCGCGGGCCCGCCCGCTTGGCCCGGCCCCGCGGCGGCCTCTCGACGATGCGTGGCCGGGGCTGGGCCTCCGCCCCTCGCGCCCAGTGGGTGCGTGGAAACGGGCGGGCACCGGGGGTCGGCGAGGAGCCTCCACagggcggggagggccggggagggccggggagggcctCGCACCCGGCGCGCCCTCCCGCGGGACTGCTCCGCACCCGCAACCAACCACGCTTtcgcggcgggcggcgcggcccgAGCTCCACTTCCGCCGTCGGCGCCCGTGCGTGACAGTGCGCGTGCGCGCGCTCCTCTCGCGGCGGAAGTAGTCGCGACAAAGCTCGGTCCGCGGCGGGCCCGGGAGTGCGGAGcgtgccggggcggggggcggcgggcggcggggaggggccgAGCGCAGGAGGCGGAGGCGGGCGCAGAGCCGCGCGGCCGCGCCGGAGCGGCCGGGCCGACCGTGACGGGTCCCCTcgcctcctctcctttcccctccccgaCCGCCCTCAGTGCGCTCCCTCCTCAGCGCCGGGAGCGGGCTCCCGCTTGGCGCCGCCGCTCGGCGGGCCACTCCTTTTCGCCCCAAGCGTGCGGGGCGCTCCCGCGAGCCTCGCGGGTGAgtccccccatccccgccccccgtCCCCGCAGCCCGGAGGACCGGGTTCTGGGGCTTTGGGAGGGCACCAGTGTAACCTCGTGCCCCTCATTTCCAGAAACTTCCAGGTCCTGAGGGAGGGAGCGTCCGGGGATACCCCGGCCCGCGGGTGTCTCTAGGGCGCCGCCCCGCCGGCTGGAGCTGGGGGCGTcgcggggggctggggcggggggggcggggcgggggctccctCCTCTGCGCGTCTCCCGTCAGCGCCGCTTCTCCCGGTTTCTCTTGCAGATGCTGCTGctaggggtggtgggagcagCCGTGGGACGTGTGGCCGGGAGAGGGGGTGACAGCCTGGGATTCCGGGGGCTTCTCTTCCttgtcctcctctcctctctattCCCAGTGTGGCCGCGGCTGACACTAAAGACTTTGTAGCCATCAACCCAAGTGCAGTTTCGATGGAAAATGAAGGTAAAGGCCCCTGGCAGACGGATTGCAACGCGGAGTTGAGGGTGTGGTGGTTTGCTTTTaagttgcctttctttttttccacctttttattttcctgattttttttttttttccccatttgtgaAGTATCCAAGGAATTGCTTTCTTGGGATACTAGCATTTATTTTGGTAACATAGGGCATTTCGGAAATTAAGGCGCTATGGGCTGACTGAGCTTTATTCTGCTTTCCTGAGAGAGCTGCTGTCTTTAGGGAATGGAAGggaagttttcatttctgatagCATCTGTGCttgttttaaatagttatttgaaAGGAATCACTCGAGGGGaaatggaaagggagagggaaggggatgcACTGCCTCTCCGTATATTTGCATATCAAGCCTTGATAATGTTATGTGACTGGATTAGTTTATAAGAAACGAGACAGTTTTTAGTTCATGGagatttgtttttcacttcataaaaaaaaataactttgaatttAACAGAATGTTAACGAGGAGATTTCCTCTCTTATTAAAGTTCCTCCCTCCCTATTTGAGAACATCATTTAGGAGGTTGACAGTGGAACTTGTTTGTCCACTGTGCACTTTGGACCACTAGATCATCATTCACATGTTACTTGATTTCTTTGGTCGCATTAAAGTATTTAATGCCTTTTCACTAGACAGCACTGGTGATTTTCCAAAAGCGTCGAATAACTCTGAATATTATTTCCTCTCCTGAAACAACCACACTTATTCATTCCCGGGACTGACTTCTGACTTGTGTGTgataatctttctcttttctttccccacccTGGTCTGCAAGATGCTATGAAAGATACTTACACAAATTACAGTTTGTCTTCTTGtgtcttttggtttttaaaatctgaactgGCACAAAGGAGAGGCAGTGGGGTTTGCTGGTTGCTTTCTCacttgtttttcccattttaagaaCGTAAGCTCAGTTGCCCTAGGTAGGACTGGTAATTTTCGCATAGATATTTCTTATATGCATGATCTGTTTTGCTGCCTGAGACCCTGGGATATGTGGGAAATACGAGCGGCACGATTATATTGCTCAGTTTTACTCTTCATGAATAATTGGTGGAagacattttctgaaatattgaaGTATATAACTGCAGAGGAGTTATGCCAACCTAGTAGGGTCATTAGAAAGAGCATTTGAAAGCAGTGATGTTTTTGTTTGATGGAATGGAGAAATCACTTTTCTGAGGCTTTCTCTTTGTCTTGATTTACAGATTTCAGAAAGGCAAATCCTTTcttcacaagagacaaagaatatTAAATGCACTTGTATACCTGTTTCTTGGTAGTTGTATCTTAAATAACATCTATGCCTTCTGCTTTCAGAGTGTTACCAGGTTTAAGAGAGTAGTCTAAAGTAGGTGTATTCTTAggtgttgcttttgtttcttgatctCTTAGGAAAAGGGGCATGACTAATAAAGCCGACTCTCATATTGTCTATTGACGTGAGAGGGAGTGGTGGTGAGATGGAAGCATGCTGCATGCTTGTGTCTGATTGAGTCTTTATTATTTGACTTCATAGTAAAAGATTATACTTAAAAACTTGCCGGGGTTTTCTGCCTTGTGATAATCAAGAGGCCTTTTTTGTCAATTTCTCATTACCATTAATTACATGTTTTCCTGTCTCAcgtaaacatttttaagaaaaatttgtatATAACCTAGAATTATCAATGGCCTATTTTGAAATACATAGAATATTACTGCTTTCCTTTTATAGTTAGTATCTTCCTTTGACATGTGAATCAACATCTTGGGAGTGtggaaaaaaatggattcaaACCATGCCTTAACCACTGAAAGTTGTGTGACTTTAAACAAATTACAGTACACCCTTGAATAATGTGGGAATTAGGGGGGCCACCGCCCCCAGTTGAAAATGTACTATAATTTTTGGCTCCCCCAGAACCTAACTACTAATACCttactattgactggaagccatataattgataataaatggattaacacatattttgtatatgtattgtatactctattcttataaaaaaattaagttaaaagaaaatggtaagaaaattataaagaaggtGAAACACATTTATTGTATGGGAACTCTTCATGTAAGTGagcctgcacagttcaaacctgtgttcaaGGGTTAACTATTTCACCTTTCttagcttctgtttcctcatctgtaaattgagatTGATAATACTTAGTTACATAGTTAAGAGGGTTACATAGTTAAGAAGTTAGAAacttctttttgagagagaggaaagaatttaAGAGCATGCACTGTGGAGCCTGGCAATCCAATTTGAATGCCGGATCCCCACTTAGCATAATTTGGCTTTTTGCGCTTCAATTTCTTCGTCTAAATAAAATAAGGGTATGTGATAGAACCTGCCATATGAGATTGTTAAAAACAtttagaacagtatctggcacatagtaagtgctcaataaatgattattataaataGCCTTACCTGGCGTTTGCACGCTATTATGCCATGTTACATTAATGTTATGATAGCTGAATATTGAAAGGAGGAACAGTAGTGGTGAAAATCCTCTGTATGAAGTTGCTGTTTTTAGGGAATTGGTGAGTTACGTACATAATTTTCTGTACTGTTATGGCTTTAGTTCTATAGAGAAGGTTGGGGCTCCAACAAGAAACCTGGGGCCAGTGTGGAAGGAGACAGGTTTGGATTTAAATCCTAACAGGTagcttttttctctccttaaaaaacCTGATGAGTTACTGTGCTTCTAAGTCTTCCCATCTGTAAATACGATAATGCCCTTTGGAGGTTTGATGTGAGGAATTAATGAAGCCTGGTGTGTGAAGTGCCCAGAATGATGGTTGACACATGGTTAGCATGCATGAGTGATTGAGTGATTGCTACTGTTCCCCAGAAAGAGGCTTCTCTAGTAGGTATATAGATAAATTACATCTCTAGGTATGTACAGGATAGAATTGATAGTGGCTCCCAGGGGCAATTAGCACGAAGGTTCTTAGGTAGTGTGCCATGTGTACAATGGTTCTTGGAGAGAATGACTTTATCCTTGTGTTTCCTTTCAGCAATGGTGGTAATTTTCTTTAGAACTTAAGTTTCAATTCTTCTGGACCTTTCTCCCATGTCTCACTTAAACCACATCAGCAAAGCCTACCTGGTTTTTAGCCAGTCTCCAGATTGCTTTGTGAACATTTCCTGCCAGTCACAGGAAGTATTTGAAGTGTTAATTTCCTGGAATTTCAGGGATTGGTCCTAGGCATCCCTTTGTGGGACTCATTTTGCATGTTTGGAACTCCTTTTTGgatgtttattttgaatttaaatagatACCACCTAGGAACCGGAGATGTACAAGTGAATGgctcttttcctgatttttaaaaaattatttttgcttaaagGGATGGCTTATAAGCTGGAGAATTTTGCAcataatttcttctttccagtAATGGGTTGTTTCCTTTGGAGTAAATTTGGCTTTTCtcatagaaaaatatgaatttaatgtacctgaaactaataaagctttaaatatttctttgacTAGTGGATAGAAATGTAATAGTCTTCAAGATTTCAGGACATGTTTAATTTATACTTCCAGGCAGGGCTAATTTGTCTAGAATAAATAACCTTGATCTCTTTGGGTTGCATTTGGAAATTATAgtatgtttatttatgttttactttatttatttatttattcaaaaatatcatttatttattcatgagagacacagggagagagagaggcagagacataggcagagggagaagcaggctccatgtggggaggctgatgtggaactccatcctgggactccaggatcacgcccggggccaaaggcagacgcccaaccgctgagcaacccaggcatccctatgctttactttaaaaatagtttcttggTCAAATTATTAATCATCTAAGAATGTCTCAAAAGATTGTGTGTTAGGATAAGGATAGTTGGAGGAActgtaaataaaatggaaaaccacCTTAATTACCTTCTTTTAACTAGAAACCAggttataaaagtattttatatctttagatgtggaaaacattttgtttccGCTTTTGTCAATAAAGTAATATTCTTAGTATTTCTAGAAAAGAGTTGAAATTGAAAGAGATTATGTATATAACA
This sequence is a window from Canis lupus dingo isolate Sandy chromosome 23, ASM325472v2, whole genome shotgun sequence. Protein-coding genes within it:
- the LOC112661035 gene encoding serine/arginine repetitive matrix protein 1-like, whose amino-acid sequence is MATKSLVSAAATLGIERRGGQGREAPGIPGCHPLSRPHVPRLLPPPLAAASPQNPVLRAAGTGGGDGGTHPRGSRERPARLGRKGVARRAAAPSGSPLPALRRERTEGGRGGERRGGEGTRHGRPGRSGAAARLCARLRLLRSAPPRRPPPPAPARSALPGPPRTELCRDYFRRERSARTRTVTHGRRRRKWSSGRAARRESVVGCGCGAVPREGAPGARPSPALPGPPRPVEAPRRPPVPARFHAPTGREGRRPSPGHASSRGRRGAGPSGRARACSAPRRCPRVRRCPDSSPRRDGRHNLGGRREDLRGKGRTQRDCGPPWDLPPALAGPRGGRLAPTAGAGRGGATSRSCARPRDRSPPGPVCAETASIGCRARGRDSAFSDPLEGRATPAELDRFRHQEPDGRSPPLCARASPRNRILNQPIWNHLVSTYEQITNSTTYVGSSFLFLLKHGTVIRVLLPALRLTPATLLHPGSSPLAAAFHLYNRGEKTCSFSNILRICPIIPLRSTSTASQCLPLGPDLIEISQGKRWTELSPGKSCDGGDARS